A segment of the Zavarzinia compransoris genome:
CAGCAGGTTCTTCTGCACCTTGCCCATGGTGTTGCGCGGCAAATCCTCGACGAAGAGCACCGCTTTCGGCTGCTTGAATTTCGCCAGCCGGTCCTCGAGGGCGGCAAGCACGGCGGCCTCGTCGGTCGCGGCACCCTTTTCCCGCACCGCCACGGCGGTCACGCCCTCGCCCAGGTCCGGGTGGGGCAGGCCGATCACGGCACTTTCGACGATGCCGGGCAGGCGGTCGATCTCGCCCTCCACTTCCTTCGGATAGACGTTCAGGCCGCCGCTGATCACCAGGTCCTTGCCCCGGCCGACGATCTGGACATAGCCCCGCTCGTCGATCAGGCCCAGGTCGCCGGTGATGAAGAAACCGTCCGCGCGGAATTCCGCCGCGGTCTTTTCCGGCATGCGCCAATAGCCCTGGAAGACATTGGGGCCCTTGACCTCGATCATGCCGATGGTGCCGGCGGGGAGGGGCGCGCCGCTCTCAGGGTCGGCGATGCGCAAGCCGACGCCGGGCAGGGGAAAGCCCACGGTGCCGGGCCGGCGCTCGCCGTCATAGGGGTTCGAGGTGTTCATGTTGGTTTCGGTCATGCCGTAGCGCTCGAGGATGGCATGGCCGGTCTTCGCCTCGAAGGCGCGGTGGGTCTCGGCCAGCAGGGGGGCGGAGCCCGAAATGAACAGGCGCATCCCCGCCGTCGCCGCCCGGCTCAGCCCGGGATGGCCGGCAAGGCGGACATAGAAGGTCGGCACCCCCATCAGGCAGGTGGCGGTCTTCATCAGGGCCAGCACCTCGTCCGCATCGAATTTCGGCAGGAAGTAGAGGGCGGCCCCCGCCATCAGGACGACATTGGTGGCGACGAACAGGCCATGGGTATGGAAGATCGGCAAGGCGTGGATCAGCACGTCGCCGTCGCCGAAGCGCCAATAGTCGACCAGGGTCTCGGCATTGGAGGCGAGATTGGCGTGGGAGAGCATCGCCCCTTTCGAGCGCCCGGTGGTGCCGGAGGTATAGAGGATGGCGGCAAGATCGTCCGCCCCGCGCGGGACATCAGTGAAGGTGGCGGGGGCGCCGGCGGCCAGGGCGGCCAGACTGCCGTCGCCCTTCGTGCCCAGGGTCTCGCAGCGCGCGCCCAGCCCTTCCGCCAGCGGGCGCAGGGCGGCGTCCTTGCCGGGGTCGACGACCACGAGGCGGGGTTCGGCATCGCCGATGAAATAGGCCAGCTCGCTGGCGGTATAGCCGGTATTGAGGGGCAGGAAGACGGCCCCCGCCCGGACGCAGGCGAGATAGAGGAAGAGGGCATCGATACTTTTCTCGACCTGGACCGCCACCCGGTCGCCCGGCACCACGCCAAGGCCGGCAAGGGCATGGGCGAAGCGCGCCGACCGGTCCAGCAGGTCGCCATAGGTGACGGGTGCGGTGCCGCCGTGGCCGAGGACGAAGGGCCGGCCGCGGTCGCCGGCCCGGGCGGTCAGGCGGTCGAACAGGTGATTGCTCATGATCTCGCTTCCTTTTCGCGCCCCTCGCCCCGGGTGCGGGAAAAGCCGCCGATGCGGAACCGCCCGCCGCCCTGGGCCGGGGCCGGGGTGTCGGGGGCGGCCAGCAGGGCGTGGACGGCGGGGGCGGCGACCACCTCGCCCCGGGTCGCCAGGGCTTCGTGGTTCGCCTCGATATGGTCGAGGTCGTAGAGGTAATTGACCATGACGCCATAGGACTGGCGCATGCCGTTGGTCGAGCGGTCGCCCAGGGGATGGATCGCCTCGAGCCTGGCGCCATTGCCGAGGTGGAAGCGCGCCACCGGATCGATCACCCGCCCGTCGCGCGTGCGGGCGCGCAGCATGTAATGGGCGGTGACCCGGGCCAGCACCGCATTCACCGATTCGGCCAGGGCCGGCGACAATGTCCAGTCGGCCCGGTCCAGGGCCTGAAGCACCATGCGGTCGGCGCTGGTCAGGAAATCGGACCGCTCGCCCTCGTCGGCGCGCATTTCCTTCAGCCAGCGGCTGAACCCCGGCACCGGCGACAGGGTGACGAAAGTGGTGACGCCCGGCAGTTCGCGGCGCAGGTCCTCGACCACCTGCTTGATCAGGAAATTGCCGAAGGAAATGCCGCGCAAGCCCTCCTGGCAATTGGAGATCGAATAGAAGACGGCGGTGGTCGCCGCCTTGGGGTCGATGGCATCGCGGCCTTCAGCCAGCACGCCCTGGATATTGCCGGGAATGGCGCCGGCCAGCGCGACCTCGACGAAGATCAGCGGATCGTCGACCAGCTGCGGGTGGAAGAAGGCATAGAGCCGGCGGTCCGGCGGCGCCAGCCGGCGCCTGAGGTCGTTCCAGTCGTGGATCTGGTGCACCGCCTCATAGGCGATGATGCGTTCGAGGATATTGGCCGGGGTCGAC
Coding sequences within it:
- a CDS encoding malonate--CoA ligase; the encoded protein is MSNHLFDRLTARAGDRGRPFVLGHGGTAPVTYGDLLDRSARFAHALAGLGVVPGDRVAVQVEKSIDALFLYLACVRAGAVFLPLNTGYTASELAYFIGDAEPRLVVVDPGKDAALRPLAEGLGARCETLGTKGDGSLAALAAGAPATFTDVPRGADDLAAILYTSGTTGRSKGAMLSHANLASNAETLVDYWRFGDGDVLIHALPIFHTHGLFVATNVVLMAGAALYFLPKFDADEVLALMKTATCLMGVPTFYVRLAGHPGLSRAATAGMRLFISGSAPLLAETHRAFEAKTGHAILERYGMTETNMNTSNPYDGERRPGTVGFPLPGVGLRIADPESGAPLPAGTIGMIEVKGPNVFQGYWRMPEKTAAEFRADGFFITGDLGLIDERGYVQIVGRGKDLVISGGLNVYPKEVEGEIDRLPGIVESAVIGLPHPDLGEGVTAVAVREKGAATDEAAVLAALEDRLAKFKQPKAVLFVEDLPRNTMGKVQKNLLRDRYRDLYAR
- a CDS encoding malonyl-CoA decarboxylase, with product MSTTDFFRNMMDTISRRGRHWFTGREATLALPAQFRPDFAALVDALLSGRGEASGVARAREILEAWQAVDDGQKRDFFTLLAESYGPRADRLDKAIADYKADPGLATQAALHRAAEPRRQDVLRRLNLAPGGIATLVRMREHLLGIKRGDAALEALDDDFAHLFASWFNRGFLVLERIDWSTPANILERIIAYEAVHQIHDWNDLRRRLAPPDRRLYAFFHPQLVDDPLIFVEVALAGAIPGNIQGVLAEGRDAIDPKAATTAVFYSISNCQEGLRGISFGNFLIKQVVEDLRRELPGVTTFVTLSPVPGFSRWLKEMRADEGERSDFLTSADRMVLQALDRADWTLSPALAESVNAVLARVTAHYMLRARTRDGRVIDPVARFHLGNGARLEAIHPLGDRSTNGMRQSYGVMVNYLYDLDHIEANHEALATRGEVVAAPAVHALLAAPDTPAPAQGGGRFRIGGFSRTRGEGREKEARS